The stretch of DNA TGCTAAATATTAAGCCTTAACAAAACAATAATCCAGTAGTTCAAAGTCACACGATCTCGTTGTGTTGATCATTTCGCGACATAATCGAATCAATGAACTAAAAGTTTTAAAGTTCCTCGATTTGAGCATGAGTAGCTGTAGTGGTTCATTACTATTATAACACAAATTCTCTAACAATCTGATATTCAACTTCAAAGGTTCTTTATAATTGTGAACAACTTTGTGATTTAAATTGTAAATTTTCTCCATGAAAAGCTCCTATAACGCCAAATAACTTCCTTTGGGAAAAGTGTTCAGCcatataaacaaataaaaataattttaaggtTGATATTTTATCATTGTTcattaattgaaattattttctcaCTAAGTTGAGATAGCAGTGTAATAGATAAACGATTACACCGTGTTATAAAACGACAATGTCTTTTCCCTTGTTCAAAACCATCGCGGGCACCTTCACTCGCTTACTTGCACATTTACACCGAGCTGTCAAACAACACCGAACAGCAACAACGAAAAACGCCAAAGTCATTGCAGTTGAACATTCTCTCAGTCGCCCGAATATCTTTGTTTAAAGGGAGTTCGTGGTTATATTGAACACTTCCTGCTGATTGAATTGGTTTTTTAAACGTGAACATCATCATATATTAAAGTGAAATTTGTGCTGTAGTATAGAACATCGAGTGGAACTGCTTGTCCCCTACGAAGACCATTATGGATCGCTTACTTCGACTTGGTGGTGCTATGCCCGGTTTGACCCAGGCCCCTCCACCTACAGATGCTCCCGTTGTTGATACTGCTGAGCAGGTTTATATTTCCTCGCTAGCTTTGCTCAAAATGCTCAAACACGGGCGAGCTGGAGTTCCCATGGAAGTTATGGGATTAATGTTGGGTAGGTTTTAAGTTCCATTGAGTGTAATTTCCATTTCTTATGATTCTGGTTCTTGTAGGAGAATTTGTTGATGATTACACCGTGCAAGTAATTGATGTGTTTGCTATGCCACAGACTGGCACGGGTGTTTCCGTCGAGGCTGTCGATCCAGTATTTCAAGCAAAGATGTTGGATATGCTTAAGCAAACCGGACGGCCTGAGATGGTGGTGGGATGGTATCACTCCCATCCCGGTTTCGGATGCTGGCTTTCCGGCGTAGATATTAATACACAACAATCGTTCGAGGCGCTCTCTGAACGGGCCGTAGCCGTGGTTGTGGATCCCATTCAATCGGTCAAAGGAAAGGTCGTTATCGATGCGTTCCGCTTGATCAACCCGAACATGCTTGTCTTGGGCCAGGAACCGAGACAGACCACCTCGAACTTGGGTCATTTGCAGAAACCTTCCGTTCAGGCTCTCATTCATGGACTGAATCGTCACTATTACTCGATTAGCATCAACTACAGGAAAAACGAGTTGGAGCAAAAAATGTTGCTGAATCTTCATAAAAAGTCCTGGATGGATGGTCTCACATTGGCTAACTATCAGGAACATTGTAGTATAAACGAGAGCACGATTAGCGAAATGTTAGAGTTGGCTAAGAATTACAATAAGGTAATCTCGAGTAATGTTTAACTAAGAATAGGGAATATTTCACAGCTGATTTTTACTTTCACAGGCACTTGAAGATGAGGAGAAGATGACCCCGGAGCAGTTAGCTATTAAGAACGTTGGTAAACAGGATCCCAAGCGGCATTTGGAGGAAAAGGTCGATACACTGATGTCGAACAATATAGTTCAATGCCTGGGAGCGATGCTCGATACGATCGTGTTTAAGTAATCCATATTCCAATCAGAAGCTGCTGCTTATTGTCATCCTGTGCGAGGAGTCGAAACAATGCGTCCGATGTCCTGTTGACGCCCGTTGGAAATCGATTACTTATTCGGAACTATTGATAACGTATctcgtgaaataaaaaaaaacattaaattgcTACTTTGTAAGTATCAGTTTTATTCCTGATTAGCTggcccggcgaacttcgtcctttccgaaattgtttttttttatatggaatTTGTATTGAAAAGGCTTAAACAcacgaacattcacgttttcttaataagcAATTCGTGGATTCAATCCTACAactgtccattgattgatcttgatCTTTGTTTAGCgaaataacatagggcgctattccagaaaacgagccGAGCAATTTGTCTCGTCTCGTcccggcttcagtcactgtcgaggcGAGCAAAAGATGTCAGCAgaattgccacattttaatctgtatcagaaggtttaaaaatctttctcatctgtactttttcttccaaaaatctgtaccatcgaaagtATTCGTAGtagaaataatatattttagtagaatgaaaaaatactcatgtatttactacaaatactacatttacacttgcaagtcattcgtgtgttcgaTGGtgatttgatctcaaaatagcgttcatcgtatcgttgctgagccgatttcgaagtttatttttgttctgattatattaaaaaaaaaaaatgttgaggagtgaggcatagtgagaatgttgaaaacaaggcatcgaagcgccgaaaatgcgagcgaacctTTAAATCCTTTTAGACAtaaaatttttgtccaccaatcctgcacacGCTCGTTTACTGAAAATGTGTTCCatacggagtaattttacctttagggtacggaattcaTTCTCCAGATAATGTGTATTCCCATCGTAGGATCCTGGACACGCCTTTAACGCAacgaatttcgtccttatgaatCTGATCGATAATTGCACTGTAAAAGCTTTTATGATCAacagcgatactgcggcgtgaaAGTCGTCATGCTttattcaaatgtaagaaatttctaaaacctgtaccaatctgtactttttgacgaaaatctgtactctgtaccgtacagaatttgtaccaaaaataacgaaaaaatctgtacttttCTAGATAATTATGTACGTGTGGAAACATTGGAtgtcagatgtgaagacatgtttccattttgagaaaaattcacaggagggttgtgtccgagacacgaccgcatagttgacgtaggattccgttaggctatctgttgattttagatatgtttgaagaattacatcgttgaactctttgataatgatttggtgtttaccgagtgatgatgacagaaggatggtaaacagtcgttggagggtgcgtatcagataaaagataccgaagtggaacgagatatgatgaagaccgccctctgtgatcctggacgagatgcctcctgtgatatgtatggatgaaataaagaaaaaaaactcaccaatgtaatataagataattaccaataccgaacacaattatcaattttttcatacgtaaaacatgttactttaatatcgagaaaacatatttgaaatgggaaaggtgattttcttttataagtttactttctgagtgtatattcaacccaatgctaaTTTTAATCATGGTCTCtattagggacccgccgcatttgtcgtcaatttcgaccaatcagaggtgggtatttccgttaggataggggttgagatttttcaattgttcgttagttagtttcatgacgtatattattttcttcaatataaaaaattgttatggagtgccgaaatagaTTGACGCAAAATTTGCATCAATCAATCATTAAATGTCTGAGCAATAGGCGACAATGGACATTTTTttacgatgtactcgattttcaatttgtaccccaatgtgttcccgaaagacgtaatcctacgtcaaaacaaacatttctaaAAGTGATCACTCGagactcttttctcagtgccaaaatcttaaaatcataataaaaaggaataagtttcatatatctttttgtgttattgatattttttctgctACCATATGGTTTCATCACACAGACATTTCGTTATAATGAAGTTCTTGAGGCCAATGTTTATTCACATAATCTACGATTTCCCTTAACATTTTCCTTAATAGTTGCACAACAAAGTACTCAAGTTCACATTCATTGTAAATAACTTCGAAAGAGTAGGTACGACGAATGAAACGCATTATTGTggaatattaggctgtcagaaaagtcctgcggtatttttttgaattttcatttgttcataaaattagttacaatcatctgttttaagtcaaatatgcgccgttttgttcgatggctTGTTcctaacgagatgccaacttcataatacccctgttattgaagctcgcttccttattgtcaaaaaactcggatagccaattttcacaggcctcttttgtgggtaacttctgactacctagctcgttcgccatggacaaaaacaggtggtagtcacttggtgcaaggtccggactatacggcggatgcaaaagaacgtcccatccgagctcccggagcttctggcgcgtcaccaaagaagtgtgtggcctggcgttgtcctgatggaagacaatgcggcctctgtttgtcaaagatggcctcttcttcatgagtgctaccttcaagcggtccagttgttggcagtacaggtccgaattgagcgtttggccatagggaagcagctcataattattccttgacaatcccaccaaacacacagcagaaccttcctggccgttaatgagggcttggtcaccgtccgagccgcttcagcgggcttcgaccacgaccgtttgcgcttcacgttgtcgtaagtgacccacttttcatcgccagtcaccatccgcttcagaaacgggtcgattttgtggcgattcagcagcgattcacatgcatcgatacggtcaaagatgtttttttgcgtcaacgtgtgtggcacctatacatcgagcttctttgtgaatccaagcttcttcaaatggttaataacggtttgatgacttatccccagctcttggccgatgctacggctgctactatgccggtctttctcggctaattcagcgattttgtcgcaattttcgacgacaggccttccggagcgtggcgcatcttcgacgacctctacaccagaacgagaacgttgaaaccatcgttgtgcagtggaaatggaaactgtatcgggtccataaactgcacaaattttattggcagcttgagatgcattattgcctttgtcatagtagtactgtaaaatatgtcggattttctctttattttgctccatatttgcgacactataactcacgaacgacttaaccaaacaaaacactgtcaaggactatattatagcgcaaaaatacctttccaacaagctatagtatgactcgatacaatgaatacaactagaactacgcgcttacaacgaaacctcgcggaaataccgcaggacttttttgacagcctaatataaatcaGCAAAGAAAAACATTGGTGTACCAAAATTGTTCAaacattgaattttgaattattctttttcgttcaatatgattgtgaagacactTTTCGTGTCGTGaattatattcaaaacagtcaccTTGCATCGCTGGAAAtgaagttcaatgtttacatttaattgtgttgtttggaaaatgcccatttgaaaaatctgtgaaagtttgcaattactgaattgaatttgatggttgcagttgaaaacatacattgcttatccAATACTTGTTTAGCCGaggaacaatttttgaagataaaggcggaacAGAAGAAAACCGATGATTTAAATCCACAAGGCCAAATGATCGccgagccagacgagctactcgtctgtttttaatCGAGCTCgacttctggaatatgaaaacaaacgagacgagcgctcggaTTCTAgtcaaggaatattgaacgaagactgaaaacatgttaactttgaaaaatcataactcaaaaacgaaaacaaacaaatttctgaattttgaatacattatgtgaaaaacaccagctttcaagaagaaatataaaaaaaatatagcgcccttggctCCGAGACCatataaatcgtaaaaaacaaatacaatcaatgattacgaaaacaaaatccaattttttcgcaagcGTAATATTTTCCCCAAAAAAGATTATCTAATTGTTTAATTATGTCgctcatctgaatcggtacaccagttcaaaagtgatgaatttttgaaaaaaaaaatcatttttggggaaaagaggaaaaattttttttttgggattccgaaacataattttttcccattttttccactacaaaaaatcattacttttgatctactaaaccgattcagatgatcgacatatcaaatcaaagccacactggaggaaaacattagtaaatgcagctaccaaatctttagtagttgaaacattggtaaaatgtacgcattttttgtacatattaccaaaacTTTGTAAAACGGATGTCttatgcaatacacatccctactaaagattcatacattttacttcatagcatgtgttaccttgattgttttcatttctAGGAACTGTAATGTGCGTACTTCGCAGTCGTCGTTCCTCTTGAGGAAACAAAGCTATTCGGAGGTaagtttttttggtttttattagATTCAAATATATGTAACTTTTGTTTCTCTTCGGCGAAAACAAATTCTTGACCACAAAGATATCGAGAACTTGTTTTCGCCGCGGGAAAACAAAAGTTCAATTCGTTGTATTGAAATCTTAATAGACCGaatcttataaaaataaacttcaacacAATCCtttctcttttatttttcaGCTTCTAACCTTGGATTAAAATTGCACAGTTGATTGGTGGTATATTCAATGTATATTAGAATGACCATGTGCAACACAAAGAAATCTCAGGTAATCACATATGTTTCAACACAACCCCATATTTATAACTAACCATAATCATACATCAGGAAATGGGAGAGCAAATAATGCGGATGAAATGTACTGCCATCTGGTCCCATCAACTGCCAACTAATCAGTTGTTCCAGTCCTAAAGGATGAAAATGTGCAACAGGAAAACGAGCAAAACCTTGATGAGTGAGGGTTTGAAAAAACATATGAgattgattcttttttttttacaacttaaatgcatttttattcagatgttttgctatttgcatacatattttacagttcaagtGACACAGTCTGGGCTTTACATCTTCGGTTCAATATGAGATTGATTCGGTCGAGGCTGCGATTAAATCTGTCTATTTGCACGAGCAATGTTTAGATGTAGAATGTaggatgtaggaaattactgtgTAAAAGATAATGTATGattcaagacgggtctatggtactaggtgaggccgtttcgtcactaagttggttaggggagcggtatatgaaaacagtacggaagaaagcagaaggggaattatttccttgaagcgtgaaagagacagactgatcacgagtgagcttgggcacaagcgtattgtgttttgtttacaaacaaaacacagtagatttccaagatggctgaagagtggttttagcaagttggcctaccttaggatatacttctacgcgccttggtatgATTGAAGACAGCTTTATAAATAAGAATCAATTATCAACAACATAATGTCATTATCCCTTATCATTATctcttacaaataaaaaacaacgttttcacTGATGTTGTTCCAATGGTGGGCCAACATGCCCACCATCCTACAAAAATAATGCCTACAAATTTCCTTTTGTaagatgtaccaatgattagtagggtagaaaatgactaacgaattggtaacatttacgaaaaaattcgtcatatatactaaatttttttcagtgcaatgagttagtaggggtagtgggggcaaattggttatagggggcaaagtggtcacctgcctgtttggtagtataactattgactagtCAActcatgtttgaagaatttaatgacttttgagtcgccctgtacttcagtagagctgtcacatgtcaaaatataaataaaaacagaaattgctctctcgatagtcgttgggccgtagttctgtgctaaagggtgtgtcacatcaaattgcatcacggaaaaaacgctgtagaaattcgcccagtagaccgatccttttgaaaattttagacagtaaaataaaaagtattacaacttttggaattttctttttattcatacttcgagcccaagcccctatgctcgcaccttcctctttaccccgtccataaggttctgtacaacgtcaggttgtagttttttttgaacagaaatccattttctcttgaagtccgcctccgatttgacaacttttgggttcttccggagggcctgcttcataatcgcccaatatttctctattgggcgaagctccggcgcgttgggcgggttcatttcctttggcacgaaggtgaccccgttggcttcgtaccactccaacacgtcctttgaatagtggcacgaagcgagatccggccagaagatggtcgggccctcgtgctgcttcaatagtggtagtaaacgcttctgtaggcactccttaaggtaaacctgcccgtttaccgtgccggtcatcacgaagggggcgctccgctttccgcaagagcagatcgcttgccacaccatgtactttttggcaaacttggataatttctgcttgcgaatcttctccggaacgctgaatttgtcctttgcAGAGAATAACAACAggctcggcagctgacgaaagtccgctttgacgtaggtatcgtcgtccattaccaatgcggcttcgtcagcatttcggtgtacagcttccgggctcgcgtcttccccaccatgttttgcctttcgtcgcggttaggagccttctgaaccttgtatgtacgcaggccctcccgctgcttggtccgctggacgaatgaacttgacaaattcagcttattggcgacatcccggaccgaacttctcggatcacgtctaaactgcttaactacgcgcttgtgatctttttcactgacggagcatccatttttgccgttcttcaccttccggtcgatggttaggttctcgaagtattg from Toxorhynchites rutilus septentrionalis strain SRP chromosome 3, ASM2978413v1, whole genome shotgun sequence encodes:
- the LOC129776994 gene encoding 26S proteasome non-ATPase regulatory subunit 14 translates to MDRLLRLGGAMPGLTQAPPPTDAPVVDTAEQVYISSLALLKMLKHGRAGVPMEVMGLMLGEFVDDYTVQVIDVFAMPQTGTGVSVEAVDPVFQAKMLDMLKQTGRPEMVVGWYHSHPGFGCWLSGVDINTQQSFEALSERAVAVVVDPIQSVKGKVVIDAFRLINPNMLVLGQEPRQTTSNLGHLQKPSVQALIHGLNRHYYSISINYRKNELEQKMLLNLHKKSWMDGLTLANYQEHCSINESTISEMLELAKNYNKALEDEEKMTPEQLAIKNVGKQDPKRHLEEKVDTLMSNNIVQCLGAMLDTIVFK